A genomic stretch from Rhodobacterales bacterium HKCCA1288 includes:
- a CDS encoding HlyC/CorC family transporter yields the protein MSSNPEPSSIAAQSAPLDDEPLPQRQSFFSRLFGSSPSDPDHADHAEGESLSHPASEGKSFAQFGMSNLRRLRVEDVSIPRVEITAVPADISLDDLIAVFRESGNTRLPVYDGTLDSPIGLVHLKDVALGHGFHKSDGDFDLRSMLRPLLYAPPSMPIGVLLQKMQTERTHMALVIDEYGGVDGLVTIEDLIEQVIGEIEDEHDVEEDSPWSHEKSGAYLALARAPLDEFEAEIGIKLLDTDEDEEIDTLGGLVFKLTGRIPARGEIVPHPSGAEFEVVDADARRIKRLRVRLPKGDAA from the coding sequence ATGAGCTCAAATCCCGAACCCTCGTCTATCGCGGCGCAAAGCGCGCCCCTTGATGACGAGCCTCTGCCGCAAAGGCAAAGTTTCTTCTCCCGTCTTTTTGGGTCTAGCCCATCAGACCCCGATCATGCAGATCATGCCGAAGGCGAAAGCCTGAGCCACCCCGCAAGCGAGGGTAAATCCTTTGCGCAATTTGGCATGTCCAATCTGCGCCGTTTGCGGGTCGAGGATGTGTCGATCCCGCGTGTCGAGATCACAGCGGTGCCCGCTGATATCAGCCTTGACGATCTCATCGCGGTGTTTCGCGAAAGCGGCAACACGCGCCTGCCAGTTTACGATGGCACCCTCGATAGCCCCATCGGCCTCGTCCATTTGAAAGACGTTGCTTTAGGCCATGGCTTTCACAAGTCGGACGGCGATTTCGATTTACGCTCTATGCTGCGGCCCTTGCTTTATGCGCCGCCCTCCATGCCGATTGGGGTGCTTCTGCAAAAAATGCAGACCGAGCGCACCCATATGGCTTTGGTGATTGATGAATATGGCGGTGTCGATGGTTTGGTGACCATCGAAGATTTGATCGAACAGGTCATCGGTGAGATTGAAGATGAGCATGATGTCGAAGAAGACAGCCCATGGAGCCATGAGAAATCAGGCGCTTATCTCGCCCTTGCCCGCGCCCCATTAGACGAGTTTGAAGCCGAGATTGGGATCAAACTGCTGGACACTGACGAAGATGAGGAAATCGACACCCTTGGTGGTTTGGTGTTCAAACTGACGGGGCGTATTCCCGCGCGCGGGGAAATCGTTCCGCACCCTTCTGGCGCCGAGTTTGAGGTTGTCGATGCCGATGCGCGGCGGATCAAACGGTTGCGTGTGCGATTGCCCAAAGGTGACGCTGCGTGA
- the lnt gene encoding apolipoprotein N-acyltransferase has protein sequence MIMTRLRDPRLLAFCAGFGAALGIAPFNILIATPLGLGALIYLLAQSPTSKAAAVSAFWGGLGYFILALHWIVEPFMVYAAQEGWMAPFAILGLSGGLALFFALPVWAICALARPQGRAARIMAIVLALSFGEYLRAYILTGFPWAMFGHAMIGTNLRILAGVIGAHGMGLLLLSAAGLLAHFTMNGAWRFVGGLLGGIVALWVFMPVFPAPQAAPDAPLIRIIQPNAAQDLKWRPEMKPFFQDRILDLTALPVREAGGARPDLMLYPETVLTSLLENTETIRQDLASAAGGGLLILGAQRLEGEVAYNSLALVDQTGAVTATYDKHHLVPFGEYMPLQSLAREMGLHGLANRMGLSFSRGSGPQVFDLGADIGTVFPMVCYEAIFPHYITDVPRPDWMFHATNDAWFGQFSGPYQHLALLQLRAAEQGLPVLRAANTGVSAVIDARGEIVSALGMGEMGVIDATLPPSLPPTLYARFGDVAYGVMLLGLLGAFLRKRRVDMVDPTRT, from the coding sequence GTGATCATGACACGGCTGCGCGATCCGCGTCTGTTGGCATTTTGCGCAGGTTTCGGCGCGGCTCTGGGCATTGCGCCGTTTAACATACTCATCGCGACCCCATTGGGTTTGGGCGCTTTGATCTATCTCTTGGCCCAATCACCAACCTCCAAGGCCGCGGCGGTTTCCGCGTTTTGGGGGGGATTGGGCTACTTCATCCTTGCGCTGCATTGGATTGTCGAGCCCTTCATGGTCTATGCAGCGCAAGAGGGGTGGATGGCCCCTTTCGCGATTTTGGGCTTATCAGGTGGGTTGGCTCTGTTTTTCGCACTGCCCGTCTGGGCGATATGCGCCTTGGCCCGGCCCCAAGGCCGTGCGGCCCGCATCATGGCGATTGTTCTGGCGCTGTCATTCGGGGAATATCTGCGCGCCTATATCCTGACGGGGTTTCCTTGGGCAATGTTTGGCCACGCCATGATTGGCACCAATTTGCGGATTTTGGCGGGGGTCATCGGTGCGCATGGGATGGGCCTCCTGTTGCTCAGTGCTGCGGGTCTTTTGGCCCATTTTACAATGAACGGCGCGTGGCGTTTCGTTGGGGGGCTGTTGGGCGGCATTGTGGCGCTTTGGGTGTTCATGCCAGTCTTTCCCGCGCCACAGGCGGCCCCAGATGCGCCGCTCATCCGCATCATTCAACCCAATGCTGCACAAGACCTCAAATGGCGGCCTGAGATGAAGCCGTTTTTTCAAGATCGGATTCTGGATCTCACCGCTCTGCCCGTCCGTGAGGCAGGGGGCGCACGGCCCGATTTGATGCTTTATCCCGAAACGGTTTTAACTTCGCTCTTGGAGAATACCGAAACCATCCGCCAAGATCTGGCCTCTGCTGCAGGCGGCGGCCTGTTGATTTTGGGCGCACAACGTCTTGAGGGGGAGGTTGCCTATAACTCCCTTGCACTGGTGGATCAAACCGGCGCAGTGACTGCAACCTATGATAAGCATCATTTGGTGCCTTTCGGGGAATATATGCCCTTGCAATCCCTTGCGCGCGAGATGGGGCTACACGGGCTCGCAAATCGCATGGGTCTAAGTTTCTCACGCGGGTCAGGGCCACAGGTCTTTGACCTCGGCGCAGATATTGGAACCGTGTTCCCGATGGTCTGTTACGAGGCGATTTTCCCGCATTATATCACGGATGTGCCACGCCCTGATTGGATGTTCCATGCCACCAATGATGCGTGGTTTGGTCAGTTTTCAGGCCCGTACCAGCATTTGGCCCTGCTTCAGCTGCGCGCAGCAGAGCAAGGTTTGCCCGTTTTGCGCGCCGCCAATACAGGTGTCAGCGCCGTGATAGATGCGCGTGGCGAAATCGTATCTGCTTTGGGAATGGGAGAGATGGGTGTGATTGATGCCACCTTGCCCCCATCCTTACCCCCGACCCTTTATGCGCGGTTTGGGGATGTAGCTTATGGGGTGATGCTTTTGGGGCTCTTGGGCGCATTTTTGCGCAAGCGGCGTGTTGATATGGTTGATCCCACCCGCACTTGA
- a CDS encoding methionine adenosyltransferase gives MSRKHYVFTSESVSEGHPDKVCDRISDAVLDAFLSEEPEARVACETFATTNRVVIGGEVGLSDQDKLRDYMGRIEDIARACIRDIGYEQDKFHWKTCEITNLLHEQSAHIAQGVNAAEDKDEGAGDQGIMFGFATNETPDLMPAPIQYSHAILRRLAEARKSGAAPQLGPDAKSQLSVRYEDGKPVEITSLVLSTQHLDESMTSADVRDLVEPYIREVLPEGWLTAATEWHVNPTGKFVIGGPDGDAGLTGRKIIVDTYGGAAPHGGGAFSGKDPTKVDRSAAYAARYLAKNVVAAGLADRCTIQLSYAIGVAKPLSIYADTHGTGNVDEAAIERAVAQAMNLTPRGIRLHLGLNKPIFQRTAAYGHFGRAPEADGGFSWERTDLVDAIKSAL, from the coding sequence ATGTCCCGTAAGCACTATGTTTTCACCTCCGAATCCGTTTCGGAAGGTCATCCTGATAAAGTATGCGATCGTATCTCTGATGCGGTCTTGGACGCGTTTTTGTCCGAAGAACCAGAAGCGCGTGTTGCCTGCGAGACTTTCGCCACGACCAATCGCGTTGTGATCGGTGGCGAGGTTGGTTTGTCCGACCAAGATAAGCTGCGCGACTACATGGGCCGTATCGAAGATATCGCCCGCGCGTGTATCCGCGACATTGGGTATGAGCAGGACAAATTCCATTGGAAAACCTGTGAGATCACCAACCTCTTGCACGAGCAATCCGCCCATATCGCACAAGGCGTGAACGCCGCAGAGGATAAAGACGAGGGTGCAGGCGACCAAGGGATCATGTTTGGCTTTGCCACCAATGAAACCCCTGATCTGATGCCCGCCCCGATCCAATATTCCCATGCGATCCTGCGCCGTTTGGCTGAGGCACGCAAATCGGGCGCGGCCCCGCAGCTTGGGCCAGATGCGAAATCGCAGCTTTCTGTGCGCTATGAGGATGGCAAGCCAGTTGAAATCACTTCCTTGGTTTTGTCGACACAGCATTTGGACGAAAGCATGACCTCCGCTGATGTGCGGGACTTGGTCGAGCCGTATATCCGCGAAGTGCTGCCCGAGGGGTGGTTGACCGCCGCTACAGAATGGCACGTTAACCCAACGGGTAAATTCGTCATTGGTGGCCCCGATGGCGATGCGGGTCTCACAGGGCGCAAGATCATCGTAGACACCTATGGTGGCGCGGCCCCACATGGCGGCGGTGCGTTCTCGGGCAAAGATCCAACCAAGGTGGATCGCTCAGCCGCCTATGCGGCGCGCTATTTGGCGAAAAACGTGGTGGCTGCGGGTCTTGCAGATCGCTGCACTATTCAGCTGTCCTATGCGATTGGTGTGGCCAAGCCCTTGTCGATCTATGCCGACACACATGGCACCGGCAATGTCGATGAGGCCGCGATTGAGCGCGCCGTGGCGCAGGCGATGAACCTGACCCCACGCGGCATTCGCCTGCATTTGGGTTTGAATAAGCCAATCTTCCAGCGCACTGCGGCCTATGGCCATTTTGGCCGCGCCCCCGAGGCAGATGGTGGCTTCTCGTGGGAGCGCACTGATTTGGTCGATGCGATCAAATCCGCGCTCTAA
- the trmB gene encoding tRNA (guanosine(46)-N7)-methyltransferase TrmB yields the protein MTEARPYRNFYGRRKGHNLRDSQEAYLEQDLAKLSPGAVDWDENPDRTALDLETLFGGRDVWLEVGFGGGEHMVHQAALNPNVGLIGCEPYINGVAMLLGKIRASGVANLRVFPGDVRDMFDVLPDASIARAFLLYPDPWPKKRHHRRRFVTPEHLEPLARVLQPGAIFRVATDIPDYVRQTLEEVPKAGFEWLAEGPEDWRKPWGDWISTRYEQKALREGRVPHYLTFRRLG from the coding sequence ATGACCGAAGCCAGACCCTACCGCAATTTCTATGGCCGCCGTAAAGGGCATAACCTGCGCGACAGCCAAGAAGCCTATTTGGAACAGGACTTGGCCAAGCTTAGTCCTGGCGCGGTTGATTGGGATGAGAACCCCGATCGCACAGCCCTTGATCTTGAGACGCTGTTTGGCGGGCGCGATGTTTGGCTTGAGGTTGGGTTTGGCGGCGGCGAGCACATGGTGCACCAAGCCGCGCTGAACCCCAATGTCGGATTGATTGGTTGCGAGCCCTATATCAATGGCGTGGCCATGCTACTTGGCAAAATTCGCGCCAGCGGTGTCGCCAATCTGCGGGTTTTTCCGGGCGACGTGCGCGATATGTTTGATGTGCTGCCTGATGCATCAATAGCGCGTGCGTTTTTGCTTTATCCTGATCCGTGGCCGAAGAAACGCCACCATCGCCGCCGTTTCGTCACGCCCGAGCATTTGGAACCTTTAGCGCGGGTTTTGCAGCCCGGCGCGATTTTTCGGGTTGCAACCGATATTCCCGACTATGTCCGCCAGACATTGGAGGAAGTTCCAAAGGCAGGGTTTGAATGGTTGGCCGAAGGGCCAGAGGATTGGCGCAAACCTTGGGGCGATTGGATTTCCACCCGTTACGAACAAAAAGCCCTGCGGGAGGGGCGGGTTCCCCATTATCTGACCTTCCGCCGATTGGGGTAA
- the aroA gene encoding 3-phosphoshikimate 1-carboxyvinyltransferase, which translates to MSAHGKPIKMQARKSAGLSGEAHVPGDKSISHRSLIFGAMAIGQTRIKGLLEGQDVLDTAKAMASFGARVTRVADGEWHVDGVGVGGFAEPDHVIDCGNSGTGVRLIMGAMATTPIAATFTGDASLNKRPMARVTDPLALFGAQAFGRSGGRLPMTIIGAETPVPVRYKLPVPSAQVKSAVLLAGLNVRGQTVVIEEEATRDHTERMLAGFGATITSEQTDEGRVITLEGQPELRPQDITVPRDPSSAAFPICAALITEGSDVLVPNIGLNPTRAGLFETLIEMGADLTYENIRDEGGEPMADIRARFSPDLKGIEVPPERAASMIDEYPILSVVAANATGATVMRGVKELRVKESDRIDAMATGLRANGVEVEDGPDWWIVQGRGAGGVQGGAICATHLDHRIAMSFLCLGLSTKEPVQIDDGGPITTSFPIFIDLMRGLGATLGEVDV; encoded by the coding sequence ATGTCTGCCCACGGAAAACCTATCAAAATGCAGGCGCGGAAATCCGCGGGTTTGTCGGGCGAGGCGCATGTGCCAGGCGATAAATCCATCTCGCATCGCAGCCTTATTTTTGGGGCGATGGCCATTGGGCAAACGCGCATCAAAGGGTTACTTGAGGGGCAAGATGTTTTGGATACGGCCAAGGCGATGGCCTCCTTTGGTGCCCGCGTCACGCGTGTTGCGGATGGCGAGTGGCATGTGGACGGCGTTGGTGTTGGCGGCTTTGCCGAGCCTGATCATGTGATTGATTGCGGCAATTCTGGCACAGGCGTGCGTCTGATTATGGGGGCTATGGCCACAACCCCAATTGCCGCCACCTTTACAGGCGATGCAAGCCTTAATAAGCGCCCCATGGCACGGGTCACAGACCCGCTCGCTCTTTTTGGTGCACAGGCCTTTGGGCGCTCAGGCGGGCGCTTGCCGATGACGATTATCGGTGCGGAAACCCCCGTGCCTGTGCGCTATAAGTTGCCTGTGCCCTCAGCACAGGTCAAATCTGCGGTTCTGTTGGCGGGCTTGAATGTGCGCGGACAAACTGTGGTCATCGAAGAAGAGGCCACGCGGGACCATACCGAACGGATGCTTGCGGGTTTTGGCGCAACGATTACGAGCGAGCAGACCGATGAGGGCCGTGTGATCACCCTAGAGGGCCAACCAGAATTGCGCCCTCAAGATATCACTGTGCCCCGTGATCCCTCCTCCGCGGCCTTCCCAATTTGTGCGGCGCTGATCACGGAAGGTTCAGATGTATTGGTGCCAAATATCGGACTTAACCCCACCCGCGCAGGTTTGTTTGAAACCCTGATCGAGATGGGGGCGGATTTGACCTATGAAAACATCCGCGATGAAGGCGGAGAGCCTATGGCAGACATCCGTGCGCGTTTCTCACCTGATCTCAAGGGGATCGAAGTTCCGCCTGAGCGCGCCGCAAGTATGATTGATGAATACCCAATTCTGTCGGTCGTGGCCGCGAATGCCACGGGCGCGACTGTGATGCGCGGGGTCAAAGAACTGCGCGTCAAGGAAAGCGACCGCATTGATGCCATGGCCACAGGTCTGCGCGCAAATGGGGTTGAGGTGGAGGATGGCCCTGATTGGTGGATTGTGCAGGGTCGCGGTGCGGGCGGTGTGCAAGGCGGCGCGATATGTGCAACGCATTTGGATCATCGGATCGCCATGTCTTTCTTGTGCTTGGGGCTGTCCACGAAAGAGCCCGTGCAAATTGATGATGGCGGGCCAATTACGACTTCATTCCCCATCTTCATTGACCTGATGCGGGGGCTTGGCGCCACGCTTGGCGAGGTGGACGTTTGA
- a CDS encoding (d)CMP kinase, producing MIFTVAIDGPAAAGKGTISRRLADQFGFAHLDTGLLYRAVGAKVADGAAPEMAAQNLTAADLARTDLRSHAAGQAASKVAVIPEVRSALVTFQREFARQSGGAVLDGRDIGTVICPDADLKLFITARPEVRAHRRYLELGGDEAQILNEIIERDSRDMSRADAPLRAAEDAVVIDTSDLDIEAAVRLAAEHVTARLKG from the coding sequence TTGATTTTCACGGTCGCCATTGATGGGCCTGCGGCCGCAGGTAAGGGCACGATTAGCCGCCGCTTGGCTGATCAATTTGGCTTTGCCCATCTCGATACAGGCCTGCTTTATCGGGCCGTTGGGGCAAAAGTGGCTGATGGCGCCGCGCCTGAGATGGCCGCGCAAAATCTGACAGCCGCCGATCTGGCCCGCACTGATCTGCGCAGCCATGCGGCGGGGCAAGCCGCCTCAAAAGTTGCTGTGATCCCCGAGGTGCGCAGTGCCTTGGTGACATTTCAACGCGAGTTTGCCCGTCAAAGTGGCGGCGCCGTTTTGGATGGGCGCGATATTGGCACGGTGATCTGCCCCGATGCGGATTTGAAATTATTCATCACAGCCCGCCCCGAAGTGCGCGCGCATCGCCGCTATTTGGAACTTGGGGGAGATGAAGCACAGATCTTGAACGAGATCATTGAGCGCGACAGCCGCGATATGTCGCGTGCAGATGCCCCATTGCGTGCCGCCGAGGATGCGGTGGTGATCGACACCAGCGATTTGGATATTGAGGCGGCTGTTCGCCTTGCGGCAGAACATGTGACAGCTCGCCTCAAGGGCTAG
- the rpsA gene encoding 30S ribosomal protein S1, whose amino-acid sequence MEEFEALLNESFEIDTPAEGAVVTGKVIAIEAGQAIIDVGYKMEGRIDLKEFANPGEAPEIAVGDEVEVYLRNVENARGEAVLSREMARREAAWDRLEKAYAAEERVDGAIFGRVKGGFTVDLGGAVAFLPGSQVDVRPVRDAGPLMGLKQPFQILKMDRRRGNIVVSRRAILEESRAEQRAEVIGKLGEGDIVDGVVKNITEYGAFVDLGGVDGLLHVTDMAWRRVNDPKEVLTIGETVKVQVIKVNKDTHRISLGMKQLLDDPWDSVEAKFPLESVHMGRVTNITDYGAFVELEPGVEGLVHVSEMSWTKKNVHPGKIVSTSQEVEVMVLEIDSSKRRVSLGLKQTMRNPWEVFAETHPVGTAVEGEIKNITEFGLFIGLENDIDGMVHLSDLTWEGRGEDVIGDYRKGDMVKAVVTEVDVEKERISLSIKAVDGDPFADAVGGVKRGSVITVVVTSVEEGGLEVEYEGMKSFIRRSDLSRDRGDQRPDRFSVGDKIDVRVTNIDAKTRKLGLSIKAREIAEEKEAVEQYGSSDSGASLGDILGAALNKDE is encoded by the coding sequence ATGGAAGAATTCGAAGCCCTTCTGAATGAAAGCTTCGAGATTGACACCCCCGCGGAAGGTGCGGTTGTCACTGGTAAGGTCATCGCAATCGAAGCGGGCCAAGCCATCATTGATGTGGGCTACAAAATGGAAGGCCGCATCGACCTTAAAGAATTCGCAAATCCCGGCGAGGCCCCCGAAATCGCAGTAGGCGATGAGGTAGAGGTTTACTTGCGCAATGTGGAAAACGCGCGTGGCGAAGCGGTTCTGAGCCGCGAAATGGCCCGCCGCGAAGCCGCATGGGATCGCTTGGAAAAAGCATATGCCGCAGAAGAGCGTGTCGATGGCGCAATCTTTGGCCGCGTCAAAGGTGGCTTCACCGTTGATCTTGGCGGTGCTGTTGCGTTCTTGCCTGGGTCTCAGGTTGACGTGCGCCCCGTGCGGGATGCAGGGCCTTTGATGGGCCTCAAGCAGCCATTCCAAATCCTGAAAATGGATCGCCGCCGTGGCAATATCGTTGTGTCCCGCCGTGCAATCCTTGAGGAAAGCCGCGCCGAGCAGCGCGCCGAAGTTATCGGCAAACTGGGCGAAGGCGACATCGTGGATGGTGTGGTCAAGAACATCACCGAATACGGCGCATTTGTCGACTTGGGCGGTGTTGACGGCCTGTTGCACGTCACCGACATGGCATGGCGCCGTGTGAATGATCCAAAAGAGGTTCTCACAATTGGTGAGACCGTGAAGGTTCAGGTGATCAAGGTCAACAAAGACACCCATCGCATCAGCCTCGGCATGAAGCAGCTGTTGGACGATCCATGGGATTCCGTTGAAGCGAAATTCCCGCTTGAATCCGTTCACATGGGCCGCGTGACCAACATCACCGATTACGGTGCATTTGTTGAGCTGGAGCCTGGCGTTGAAGGTCTGGTGCACGTTTCCGAGATGTCTTGGACAAAGAAAAACGTGCATCCTGGCAAGATCGTTTCGACCAGCCAAGAAGTCGAAGTTATGGTTCTGGAGATCGACAGCTCCAAGCGCCGCGTATCGCTTGGCCTCAAGCAGACCATGCGCAACCCATGGGAAGTGTTTGCAGAAACCCATCCTGTTGGCACAGCGGTTGAAGGCGAGATCAAGAACATCACCGAATTCGGTTTGTTCATCGGTCTCGAGAACGACATTGACGGCATGGTTCACCTGTCTGACCTGACATGGGAAGGCCGTGGTGAGGATGTGATCGGCGATTACCGCAAAGGCGATATGGTCAAAGCGGTTGTTACCGAAGTTGACGTTGAGAAAGAGCGTATCTCTCTGTCGATCAAAGCTGTTGATGGCGATCCATTCGCAGATGCAGTTGGCGGCGTGAAGCGTGGCTCGGTCATCACTGTTGTTGTGACTTCGGTCGAAGAAGGCGGTTTGGAAGTGGAATATGAAGGCATGAAATCCTTCATTCGCCGCTCTGACCTCAGCCGCGACCGTGGTGATCAGCGCCCTGACCGTTTCTCGGTTGGTGACAAGATCGATGTGCGCGTAACCAATATCGATGCGAAGACCCGCAAACTGGGCCTGTCGATCAAGGCACGCGAAATCGCCGAAGAAAAAGAAGCGGTCGAGCAGTATGGCTCATCCGATTCTGGTGCAAGCTTGGGCGATATCCTTGGCGCTGCATTGAACAAAGACGAATAA